In Citrus sinensis cultivar Valencia sweet orange chromosome 4, DVS_A1.0, whole genome shotgun sequence, one DNA window encodes the following:
- the LOC107177842 gene encoding uncharacterized protein LOC107177842, translating to MVDASANRALLSKSYNEAYEILERIVNNNYQWPSTRQAAARETVGVHNVDALTTLSAQVTSLTRMVKAMTTAPATVNQISDMSCIYCGEGHLFDNCPGNPASVNYMGSFNKQNQDNPYSNTYNPRWRQHLNFSWSYQNQIVAAPSGQNRLAQPPEFYQQNQEQRSINNDQLSSLEGLIKDYIVKNEAVVQSHIVSLRNLENQIGQLATALSNRPQGSLPSNTKNPRREGKEHCKVINLRSGKDVDNSVGVPKRRIESNKGQKDTQVENESQSSTFQNANQYSSATASVESYDPAPGGEEATAPTTTDLSRAKEKQFAQPAAAQQFRHPPPFPQRFQKQQQDKQPTTLTLQLADRSHAYPEGKIEDVLVKVDKFIFLVDFIVLDFEADKEVPIILERPFLATGKTLIDVKTRESTMRVNDQQITFNVLDAMKSPDEIEDCNFISVVDFVVTEKLHSCCSKEEINVVTLEELDGEDHGAANIAWSGEKQPFRIDEQIQQRELTPDQQEFKVNGPRVKHYLGADVNSLKSDRFLKDPG from the exons ATGGTGGACGCTTCAGCAAATAGGGCATTGTTATCTAAGTCTTACAATgaggcttatgaaattttggagaggaTAGTCAACAATAACTATCAGTGGCCATCAACCAGACAAGCTGCAGCAAGAGAAACAGTAGGAGTTCATAACGTAGATGCCTTGACAACATTGTCAGCCCAAGTAACTTCATTAACAAGGATGGTAAAGGCTATGACTACTGCTCCAGCAACTGTTAACCAAATTTCTGATATGTCTTGCATTTATTGTGGAGAAGGGcatttatttgacaattgtcCTGGTAATCCAGCTTCGGTTAACTATATGGGCAGCTTTAATAAACAGAACCAGGATAATCCATATTCAAACACTTACAACCCTAGATGGAGACAGCACCTGAACTTTTCATGGAGTTATCAGAACCAGATTGTTGCAGCACCTAGTGGACAGAACAGACTTGCTCAACCACCTGAATTTTATCAGCAAAATCAAGAGCAAAGAAGTATCAACAATGATCAACTTAGCTCCCTTGAAGGTTTGATTAAGGATtatattgtgaagaatgaagcAGTTGTTCAAAGTCATATTGTATCTTTGAGAAACttggaaaatcaaattggacAGCTTGCTACAGCATTGAGCAACAGACCTCAAGGCAGTTTACCCAGCAATACAAAGAACCCAAGAAGAGAAGGGAAAGAGCACTGCAAGGTGATTAACTTGAGATCTGGAAAGGACGTTGATAATTCAGTTGGTGTGccaaaaagaagaattgaGTCCAACAAAGGCCAAAAAGACACTCAAGTAGAGAATGAGTCACAGTCTTCCACTTTTCAGAATGCAAATCAATACAGTTCTGCTACAGCATCTGTAGAAAGTTATGATCCAGCACCTGGTGGTGAAGAAGCTACAGCACCAACAACAACAGACCTGAGTAGAGCAAAAGAGAAGCAGTTTGCACAACCTGCTGCAGCACAGCAGTTTAGACACCCACCACCCTTCCCTCAAAGATTTCAGAAGcaacaacaagacaaaca ACCAACAACACTAACTTTACAACTTGCTGACAGATCTCATGCATATccagaagggaagattgaagATGTATTGGTGAAggtggataaatttatttttctggtaGATTTCATTGTGCTAGACTTTGAGGCAGACAAAGAAGTGCCAATCATTCTAGAGAGACCTTTCTTAGCCACGGGAAAGACTTTAATTGATGTTAAAACAAGAGAATCAACCATGAGGGTAAATGACCAGCAAATTACATTCAATGTGCTGGATGCCATGAAGAGTCCCGATGAGATTgaagattgtaattttatcagtGTTGTGGACTTTGTTGTAACAGAGAAATTACACAGTTGCTGCAGTaaggaagaaatcaatgtTGTAACATTGGAAGAACTTGATGGTGAAGATCATGGAGCAGCTAACATAGCATGGTCAGGAGAGAAGCAACCCTTCAGAATTGACGAGCAAATCCAACAAAGAGAACTCACTCCAGACCAACAAGAATTCAAAGTTAACGGACCGAGAGTGAAGCACTATCTTGGAGCTGATGTGAACAGCCTAAAGAGTGATCGGTTCTTGAAAGATCCAGGTTGA